The Eriocheir sinensis breed Jianghai 21 chromosome 9, ASM2467909v1, whole genome shotgun sequence genomic sequence tctttctttcatcttcccctcttttctctcttcccgaccttcctccacacacacacagctacaccTTAAGAGATATACTCAAACCAGTCTCGTTCAGGTACACCCAAACTTCACCTGTCTCAATTTTCCTTACACCTGACACCTGAAGATACACACTCAAACCAGTTTCATTCAAGTACACTAATATATACTTGTCTAAACTTACCTCACACTCATCCACGCCTGGAGAGAATAAACACCAACTCGGCACAAGCACCTctctaaccaaaccttacctgtACAGCTCCACACACAATCACGCCAAATCACAGGTATACACGACAGGTACTCAAAACTTACCTATACCTACACTTTCCTAATTAGCACCAAACCACGACTAGACAAACACACCTGAAACTATACTTGTaaaattgaacacacacacaagtagacaaagaaataaataaaaaaacaagaactaaaacgaaaactgaaaataaataaataaaatgaaaaaaatattgggtAACTAAttaacttactaactaactaactatataaataaacagataaatgaataaagaaagaaagaaacaaactaagaaataaaaacagtACTCCAAGACCCAGCCATTGCAACACTAACTCAACACTACACATgcaacacaccaacacccacacacacacagacacaaagacacacaaCAAAGGGCTCCAATACTCACGACCAGCCGCCCTGGGACACCACGGCGCCCTCGGGTCCCTGCGGGTAGCCCTGTTCATACCGCGAGATGCCGTTGCCAGTCTCGAAGTTGAAGCTGTAGGAGCCGTCCGCGTGGGGGCCGTCCCGCTCGTCCACCAGGATGGGAATTATGGGGCCGGTTGGGCGGTAGTCTGGGGTCACGCCCGGCCTGAGCCCCGAGCCAGTAGGTCCGGTGGGTCTGAATGGCCTAGGGGGTCTCGGGGGTCTGAAGGAGCTGACGATGCCTCCAGGGGCGCTTCCAGGGAGCGGATCACTGGGGGGTCTCGGGGGTCTGAAGGAGCTGACAATGCCTCCAGGGGCGCTTCCAGGGAACGGATCGCTGGGGATTTGTGGTCTGAAGGAGCTGACGATGCCTCCAGGGGCGCTGCCGGGCCCGGGGCGGAAGGGGCCGAGTTGCTGGGGCCGCTGGGGTCTGTAGGAGCTGACGAATCCCCCGGGTGCGCTGCCTGGGGAAGGGATATGGGGCCGCGCCAGGCACCCCGCGgcgaggaccaggaggagggagaagacctggggaggagaagaaagacgtgacaatagaggaggaagggaaggaggaggagtaaggaagcagaaggaggagtaggaagtaaaaga encodes the following:
- the LOC126995998 gene encoding endocuticle structural glycoprotein SgAbd-1-like, coding for MAIRVFSLLLVLAAGCLARPHIPSPGSAPGGFVSSYRPQRPQQLGPFRPGPGSAPGGIVSSFRPQIPSDPFPGSAPGGIVSSFRPPRPPSDPLPGSAPGGIVSSFRPPRPPRPFRPTGPTGSGLRPGVTPDYRPTGPIIPILVDERDGPHADGSYSFNFETGNGISRYEQGYPQGPEGAVVSQGGWSFTFPDGTPAVFSFVADENGYRVESPLLPTPPPLPAHAIAQIEFARQQKAQQGQSYRP